In a single window of the Megalobrama amblycephala isolate DHTTF-2021 linkage group LG3, ASM1881202v1, whole genome shotgun sequence genome:
- the adgrg3 gene encoding adhesion G protein-coupled receptor G3: MLRRKPHQSHDTFSEWLTDAAHTRGIEHSMREMRGLYCLVLWIFSYTIWTGEVSTGQPWFCHEVPEKCMERDENVPQCIEQNMRQCNQSRSRRPTPNYFYRRISPSEKDQLDHTLDTEKGYYIINITEEAILKSRNGQGGNNDTDLLLIVSLLNETLFRVSNSSDTEKGNDPNESDPVLQGQSVLGVWLGAKEVQNLSQPVQLRFRNSKKNESGICVFWHLDKNGRGNWSTDGCETRIENGDFVCSCNHLSFFAVLISPQIPEESHIVRLNYISYVGSAFSIAFTALMIVMFLCQRKKQCEHAVFIHVQLSGSLFLLHISFLSSVWFSGQSLTDLVCQGLGLLLHWCLLATFTWTAVEGFHLYLLLVRVFNIYIKRYMLKLSLVGWGVPTFIVMICGVTKPYGKYPFQKDKDNSTPTPLCWVTKQTVSYITVNGYLGLVLLFNMAMLVVVLVKMRQLRTQALQIKDHQRRAWKDWASLLGLSCVLGVPWVLAFSTHGPLSLTSLYVFTILNSFQGVFISLWFLTLTCKTRKEKQISSKGTIQVSYHSNEDVTR, encoded by the exons ATGTTGCGCAGGAAACCACATCAATCACATGACACCTTTTCAGAGTGGTTGACAGATGCTGCTCACACTAGAGGAATAGAGCATTCAATGAGAGAAATGAGAGGCTTATACTGTTTAGTGCTTTGGATATTTTCCTACACAATATGGACTGGAGAAG TTTCTACAGGTCAGCCTTGGTTTTGTCATGAGGTTCCAGAGAAATGTATGGAAAGGGATGAAAATGTTCCACA gTGTATAGAACAGAACATGAGACAATGCAACCAATCAAGATCAAGACGTCCTACTCCAAATTACTTCTATCGAAGAATTTCCCCCTCAGAG AAAGATCAATTAGATCACACACTGGATACAGAAAAAGGATATTATATAATCAACATCACTGAAGAAGCGATACTCAAGAGCAGAAATGGGCAGGGGGGGAACAATGACACAGATTTGCTCTTGATTGTGTCTCTTCTCAATGAGACCCTCTTCAGAGTCAGCAACAGTTCAGACACAGAG AAGGGAAATGACCCAAATGAGTCAGACCCAGTTTTACAGGGGCAAAGCGTGTTGGGAGTTTGGCTTGGTGCAAAAGAAGTTCAAAACCTTTCTCAGCCTGTTCAGCTCAGATTCAGAAATAGCAAAAAG AATGAAAGTGGAATCTGTGTCTTCTGGCATCTCGATAAAAACGGCAGAG GTAACTGGAGTACAGATGGCTGTGAGACTCGCATTGAAAACGGAGACTTTGTGTGCAGTTGTAATCATCTGAGCTTTTTTGCAGTGCTCATT agtcCTCAAATTCCTGAAGAATCCCATATTGTCCGTCTCAACtacatttcatatgtcggcTCTGCCTTTTCAATAGCATTTACAGCCCTTATGATTGTCATGTTTCTGTGCCAACG AAAGAAGCAATGTGAGCATGCAGTCTTCATTCATGTGCAGCTCTCAGGTTCCTTATTCTTGCTGCACATCTCGTTCTTGAGCAGTGTGTGGTTTTCAGGGCAGAGCCTCACTGACTTGGTGTGTCAGGGTCTCGGACTTCTCCTGCACTGGTGCCTTTTAGCCACCTTCACCTGGACAGCCGTTGAGGGCTTCCACCTGTACCTGCTGCTGGTGCGGGTCTTCAACATCTACATCAAGAGATACATGCTTAAACTAAGTCTTGTGGGATGGG GTGTTCCCACGTTTATAGTGATGATATGCGGAGTGACTAAACCGTATGGCAAATATCCCTTTCAAAAGGATAAAGACAACTCAACACCCACACCTCT ATGCTGGGTGACCAAACAGACAGTGAGCTACATTACAGTGAACGGTTATCTCGGGCTGGTGCTGCTCTTTAACATGGCTATGCTGGTGGTGGTGCTGGTTAAGATGCGTCAGTTAAGAACACAGGCTCTTCAGATTAAAGACCATCAGAGGAGAGCATGGAAAGACTGGGCGTCTCTACTCGGCCTCAGCTGTGTTCTAGGAGTGCCCTGGGTACTGGCCTTCTCCACCCATGGCCCGTTGAGTCTCACTTCGCTCTATGTTTTCACCATTCTCAACAGTTTTCAGG GTGTCTTTATTTCCTTGTGGTTTTTGACTCTCACATGTAAAACACGGAAAGAGAAACAAATCTCATCTAAAGGCACCATTCAGGTCAGCTACCACAGTAATGAAGATGTGACTAGATAA
- the sinhcafl gene encoding SIN3-HDAC complex associated factor, like, with protein MFVRRPRPHHSSVFLCVAVVRHAQYRRVKRTEFKVSDEPVKMFGFHKSKIYRSNEGCCICKTKSSSSRFTDSSRYEENFRLCFGLSEDRVGDICNACVLLVKRWKKLPHGSKKNWNHVVDARAGPGFKLTKPKKVKNSDGKKKSKLKRLHKFKRQNSDAHSTTSSMSPSQSPSHSNQSDDGSDIETKQRRPNPSGFSFLDLSYWKRQKVCCGIVYKGRFGEVIIDPRLFKPCCNKKRPALASSPDSQISQTLPSPLPEDLKEAW; from the exons ATGTTTGTACGCAGGCCCCGCCCCCACCATTCatctgtgtttctgtgtgtggcCGTAGTAAGGCATGCGCAGTACAGACGAGTAAAACGGACGGAATTCAAAGTTTCTGACG AGCCCGTGAAGATGTTCGGCTTCCATAAATCCAAGATTTACCGCAGTAACGAGGGTTGCTGTATTTGCAAAACCAAGTCGTCGAGTTCTCGGTTCACTGACAGCAGCAGATATGAGGAAAACTTCAGACTCTGCTTCGG TCTGTCAGAGGATCGGGTTGGAGACATCTGCAACGCTTGTGTGCTTCTGGTAAAACGCTGGAAGAAATTACCACACGGATCAAAGAAGAACTGGAACCAT GTGGTGGATGCGAGGGCAGGACCTGGATTCAAGCTGACCAAACCCAAGAAAGTCAAAAATAGTgatggaaagaaaaaaagtaaactgAAAAGGCTTCATAAATTCAAAAGACAAA ATTCAGATGCCCACAGCACCACATCCAGCATGTCTCCCTCTCAGTCTCCCAGCCACAGTAATCAATCCGATGACGGCTCAGACATTGAGACCAAACAGAGGCGTCCTAACCCGTCTGGGTTCTCCTTTCTCGACCTGTCCTACTGGAAGAG GCAAAAGGTGTGCTGTGGGATTGTCTACAAGGGGCGTTTCGGTGAGGTGATCATCGATCCTCGTCTCTTCAAGCCCTGCTGTAACAAGAAGCGCCCAGCTCTGGCATCCTCCCCGGACTCTCAGATCTCTCAAACACTTCCTTCCCCTCTTCCAGAGGACCTGAAGGAGGCATGGTGA